One stretch of Solenopsis invicta isolate M01_SB chromosome 16, UNIL_Sinv_3.0, whole genome shotgun sequence DNA includes these proteins:
- the LOC105207569 gene encoding uncharacterized protein LOC105207569 — MFCKLDLCLILSPIVFTWISFDFVCGLLIRPISVYMGLIKDTHDYFSNTCILLLYNSNETGIMESEHMLFLQKYLSNNFIRTAVMDIRMFNKQVGQSFYQIQKPLFVLMNDALRDDFAHEVASWIEMDYPTWLVFFSNETSITEFFFEIYVPFDCKFMVAQSSPNVIGREIITEVYQVDRGKELRSNQFGVWDIKHGLKGPKHGLETYIRRNNLFGQNIRVTSADDPPLSMLRRNAQNEIIGIDGFFGEVILLLQDALNCTFTYTEAESWGMCLPNGSCTGALGMLKNNDADLAAMQFMMTTERLDVISLTQPLFVTKYRVYIKRSTTTDVKWNAYMSPFSENIWSAICSIIVLSTGFIVFVQKLFAFMLPYLRNDRWKIPEILLFILGAFCNQGTKPSTLNSIRLIQLVIHLLAVVIVAAYSAFLISYLAVKTFVMPFTTMDGLLQDKTYRFGVIKDSADYDMLQDSTDRTLRMLFDQLVLKETDLPSNDLDSLSRVCREKKYSVMTLDNMVILLQPQINCKVEPLDVIMSCCLSMGLPSNNPYLRIINRNILLLRDSGILQRLLQTQWLRDLNKINKESEWKSVEINDIVPLLCLIIITLFISLFIFVMEQLIFKTISDHRIKKRVNRGNRT, encoded by the exons ATGTTTTGCAAACTTGATCTCTGTTTGATTTTAAGTCCGATTGTCTTCACATGGATATCATTCGATTTCGTGTGCGGTCTACTGATTAGGCCGATTTCGGTGTACATGGGTTTGATCAAAGATACACATGACTACTTCAGTAACACATGCATCCTACTCCTGTACAATTCTAATGAGACGG GAATTATGGAAAGTGAACATATGCTCTTTCTTCAGAAATATCTGAGCAATAATTTTATACGCACCGCTGTCATGGATATTCGGATGTTCAATAAACAA GTTGGACAAAGTTTTTATCAGATCCAGAAACCTTTGTTCGTCCTAATGAATGATGCTTTAAGAGATGATTTTGCGCAT GAAGTGGCATCGTGGATCGAGATGGATTATCCCACGTGGCTGGTATTTTTTAGTAATGAGACCAGCATTACGGAATTTTTTTTTGAGATTTATGTGCCATTTGATTGTAAGTTTATGGTGGCTCAGAGTAGTCCGAACGTAATTGGAAGAGAGATCATCACTGAAGTCTATCAAGTTGACAGAGGAAAAGAATTGAGATCTAACCAGTTCGGTGTATGGGATATTAAGCACGGTTTGAAGGGTCCTAAACATGGTCTAGAAACATATATTAGAAGAAACAATCTTTTTGGTCAGAATATACGTGTTACGTCGGCTGAC GACCCTCCTCTCAGTATGCTTCGTCGTAATGCACAGAACGAGATAATAGGAATAGATGGCTTTTTTGGCGAAGTAATACTCCTATTGCAGGACGCACTAAATTGCAC ATTCACTTACACGGAAGCCGAATCGTGGGGCATGTGTCTACCAAACGGTTCGTGTACAGGTGCGCTTGGGATGTTAAAGAATAACGATGCTGATTTAGCAGCGATGCAGTTCATGATGACCACGGAGAGATTAGATGTTATTAGTCTTACACAGCCTCTCTTCGTAACCaa gtatcgtgtatatattaaaagatctACAACGACCGATGTAAAATGGAATGCTTACATGTCTCCGTTTTCCGAGAACATCTGGAGCGCTATCTGTTCTATCATCGTACTTTCAACCGGATTTATCGTCTTCGTTCAAAAACTATTTGCATTCATGTTACCGTATCTTCGAAATGATCGTTGGAAAATTCCagaaattttgttgtttattttaGGAGCGTTTTGTAATCAAG GTACAAAACCATCGACACTGAATTCTATAAGACTGATACAGCTGGTAATTCATCTATTGGCAGTCGTGATCGTAGCAGCGTATTCCgcttttttaattagttatctTGCTGTTAAAACGTTTGTCATGCCTTTTACGACTATGGACGGCCTTCTGCAGGATAAGACTTATCGTTTTGGCGTGATCAAAGACTCAGCTGATTATGATATGTTACAg GACTCAACGGATAGAACATTGAGAATGCTGTTTGATCAATTGGTATTAAAAGAAACTGATTTGCCGAGTAATGATTTGGATAGCCTATCACGCGTTTGTAGGGAGAAGAAATATTCCGTTATGACCTTAGATAACATGGTAATATTGCTGCAGCCGCAAATCAACTGCAAGGTGGAGCCGTTGGATGTTATCATGTCGTGCTGCCTATCGATGGGTTTGCCATCAAATAACCCATATCTTCGTATCATTAACAGAAA TATTCTTTTATTAAGAGACAGTGGAATTCTGCAACGTTTATTGCAGACGCAATGGTTGCGAGatctgaataaaataaat AAAGAATCAGAATGGAAATCGGTCGAGATCAACGACATAGTGCCGCTACTGTGTTTAATAATCATTACGTTGTTCATCAGCTTATTTATCTTCGTTATGGAACAATTGATCTTCAAGACGATTTCTGATCACCGAATCAAGAAAAGAGTCAACCGTGGCAACCGGACATAA
- the LOC105207552 gene encoding glutamate receptor-like, translated as MMFCKLDLCWILSPTVLTWVSVDFVCGLLIRPISVYMGLIKDTHDYFNNTCILLLHNSNETGIMESEHMLFLQKYLSKNSIPTAVMNFRMFNERVGQNFYHIQRPLFVLMNDALRDDFAHEVASWIAMDYPTWLVFFGNETSITEFFFEIHVPFDCKFMVAQSSPNVIGREIITEVYRVDRGKELRSNQFGVWDVKHGLKGPKHGLYFRRNDLFGQNIRVTSIDDPPLSMLRRNAQNEIIGIDGFFGEVILLLQEAINCTFTYKETKTWGMCLPNGSCSGAVGMLKNNDVDFAAMEFMMTSERLNVIGFTQPVFTPKYRIYIKRSMTTDLKWDAYMAPFSGNIWGAIVFIIVLSSGLIVFIQKLFPFMLPRLQNDCFRFIEIMILNLGAFCAQGMKQSTLDSIRMMQLVIHLLALVIVAAYSASLISHLAVKTFVMPFTTMDGLLQDNTYRFSVIKDSADYNIFQNASDRIMKMMFRQLILKETDLPSNYLDGLESVCKEKKYALMALDNMAIVLQQKINCKLESLDVIMQCPISMALQSNYPYLGIINRNILLLRDSGILQRLMQTQWLRDLNKINNESGWKSVEINDIVPLLFLISITLFVSFLICVMEQVIFKMISDHRIKKGINKPRQQDIIMMLRRYDNFLTQK; from the exons ATGATGTTTTGCAAACTCGATCTCTGTTGGATTTTAAGTCCGACTGTCCTCACATGGGTATCAGTCGATTTCGTGTGCGGTCTACTGATTAGGCCGATTTCCGTGTATATGGGTTTGATCAAAGATACACATGATTACTTCAATAACACATGCATTCTACTTCTGCACAATTCTAATGAGACAG GAATTATGGAAAGTGAACACATGCTCTTTCTTCAGAAATATCTGAGCAAAAATTCTATACCCACCGCTGTTATGAATTTTCGTATGTTCAATGAACGA GTTggacaaaatttttatcacatcCAGAGACCTTTGTTCGTCCTAATGAACGATGCTTTAAGAGATGATTTTGCgcat GAAGTGGCGTCGTGGATCGCGATGGATTATCCCACCTGGCTGGTATTTTTCGGTAACGAGACCAGTATTAcggaatttttctttgaaattcaCGTGCCATTTGACTGTAAGTTTATGGTGGCTCAGAGTAGTCCGAACGTAATTGGAAGAGAGATCATCACTGAAGTCTATCGAGTTGACAGAGGAAAAGAATTGAGATCCAACCAGTTTGGTGTATGGGATGTTAAGCATGGTCTTAAGGGTCCTAAACATGGTTTATATTTTAGAAGAAACGATCTTTTTGGTCAGAATATACGTGTTACGTCGATTGAC GACCCTCCTCTTAGTATGCTTCGTCGTAATGCACAGAATGAGATAATAGGAATAGATGGCTTTTTTGGGGAAGTAATACTCTTATTGCAGGAAGCAATAAATTGCAC ATTCACCTACAAGGAGACCAAAACATGGGGTATGTGTTTACCAAACGGTTCGTGTTCAGGTGCAGTTGGGATGTTGAAGAACAACGATGTAGATTTTGCGGCGATGGAGTTTATGATGACCTCGGAAAGATTAAATGTTATCGGTTTTACACAGCCTGTCTTCACACCCAA GTAtcgtatatatattaaaaggtCTATGACGACTGATTTAAAATGGGATGCTTACATGGCACCATTCTCCGGGAACATTTGGGGCGCTATCGTTTTTATCATCGTACTTTCAAGTGGATTGATTGTGTTCATTCAGAAACTATTTCCATTCATGTTACCGCGTCTTCAAAATGATTGTTTCagatttatagaaattatgattttaaactTAGGAGCGTTTTGTGCTCAAG gTATGAAACAATCGACGCTGGATTCTATAAGAATGATGCAGCTGGTAATTCATCTGTTAGCACTCGTGATCGTAGCAGCGTATTCCGCTTCCTTAATTAGTCATCTTGCTGTTAAAACGTTTGTCATGCCTTTTACGACTATGGACGGCCTACTGCAGGATAATACTTATCGTTTTAGCGTGATCAAAGACTCagctgattataatattttccag AACGCGTCAGATAGAATAATGAAAATGATGTTTCGtcagttaatattaaaagaaactgATTTGCCGAGTAATTATTTGGATGGCCTAGAAAGCGTTTGTAAGGAGAAAAAATATGCTCTTATGGCGTTAGATAACATGGCAATTGTACTGCAACAGAAAATCAACTGCAAGTTGGAGTCGTTGGATGTTATAATGCAGTGCCCCATTTCGATGGCTTTACAATCAAACTACCCATACCTTGGTATTATTAACAGAAA TATTCTTTTATTAAGAGACAGTGGAATTCTGCAACGTTTGATGCAGACGCAATGGTTGCGCGAcctaaacaaaataaat AACGAATCTGGATGGAAATCGGTCGAGATCAATGACATAGTGCCGctactatttttaataagtattacgTTGTTTGTCAGCTTTCTTATCTGCGTTATGGAACAAGTTATCTTCAAGATGATTTCTGATCACCGAATCAAGAAAGGGATCAATAAACCGCGGCAGCAGGACATAATTATGATGTTACGTCGCTACGATAATTTCTTAACCCAGAAATAG
- the LOC105207542 gene encoding probable glutamate receptor isoform X2: protein MFCKLDLSLILSPIVLTWVSVDFVCGLLIRPISVYMSLIQDTHDYFNNTCILLLHNSNETGIMESEHMVFLQKYLSKNSIPTAVMDFRMFNERVGQNFYQIQRPLFVLMNDALRDDFAHELASWIAMDYPVWLAFFGNETSITEFFFEIYVPFGCRFIVAQSSPNVIGKEIITEVYHVNRGKELRFQQFGVWDVKDGLKGPRNGQETYIRRKDLFGQNIRITSVHDPPLSLIRRNTQNEIIGIDGFFGEVLLLLQEALNCTFTYKEAQTWGTCLPNGSCTGAVGMLKNNDADLAAVEFLMTSDRLDVISLTQPLFTTKYRVYIKRPTTTDLKWNAYMAPFSGYIWSAIVFIIVLSSGLIVFVQILFAFMLPYIQNDHLRFPEILLITLGAFCNQGMKQSTLDPIRMMQLVIHVLAVVIVAAYSAALISYLAVKTFVMPFTTMVGLLQDNTYRFGVIKDSSDYNLFQNTSDRTMRMLFDQLLVKETDLPSNCLDGLERICREKKYAFMALDKMAIVLQPKINCKLESLDIIMQASIAMAVQSNNPYLVFLY, encoded by the exons ATGTTTTGCAAACTCGATCTCTCTCTGATTTTAAGTCCAATTGTCCTCACATGGGTATCAGTCGATTTCGTGTGCGGTCTACTGATAAGGCCGATTTCGGTGTACATGAGTTTGATCCAAGATACACATGATTACTTCAATAACACATGCATCCTACTCCTGCACAATTCTAATGAGACAG GAATTATGGAAAGTGAACACATGGTCTTTCTTCAGAAATATCTGAGCAAAAATTCTATACCCACCGCTGTCATGGATTTTCGTATGTTCAATGAACGA GTTggacaaaatttttatcagatcCAGAGACCTTTGTTCGTCCTTATGAACGATGCTTTAAGAGATGATTTTGCGCAT GAATTGGCATCGTGGATCGCGATGGATTATCCCGTCTGGCTGGCATTTTTCGGTAACGAGACCAGTATCACGGAATTTTTCTTTGAGATTTACGTGCCATTTGGCTGTAGATTTATAGTGGCTCAAAGTAGTCCAAACGTAATTGGAAAAGAGATCATCACTGAAGTCTATCATGTTAACAGAGGAAAAGAATTGAGATTCCAACAGTTCGGTGTATGGGATGTAAAGGATGGTCTGAAAGGTCCAAGAAATGGTCAAGAAACATATATTAGAAGAAAAGATCTTTTCGGTCAGAATATACGTATTACGTCGGTTCAC GACCCTCCTCTTAGTCTGATTCGTCGTAATACACAGAATGAAATAATAGGAATAGATGGTTTTTTTGGGGAAGTACTACTCCTATTGCAAGAAGCACTAAATTGCAC ATTTACTTATAAGGAGGCCCAAACGTGGGGCACGTGTCTACCAAACGGATCGTGTACAGGTGCGGTTGGCATGTTAAAGAATAACGATGCTGATTTGGCGGCGGTGGAGTTTTTGATGACCTCGGATAGATTAGATGTTATCAGTCTTACACAGCCTCTCTTCACAACCAA GTATCgtgtatatattaaaagacCTACGACGACCGATTTAAAATGGAATGCTTACATGGCACCGTTCTCCGGGTACATTTGGAGCGCTATCGTTTTTATCATCGTACTTTCAAGCGGATTAATCGTGTTCGTTCAAATACTGTTTGCATTCATGTTACCATATATTCAAAATGATCATTTGAGATTTCCAGAAATTTTGTTGATTACCTTAGGAGCGTTTTGTAATCAAG gTATGAAACAATCGACGCTGGATCCTATAAGAATGATGCAGTTGGTAATTCATGTATTGGCAGTCGTGATAGTAGCAGCGTATTCCGCTGCCTTAATTAGTTATCTTGCTGTTAAAACGTTCGTAATGCCTTTTACGACTATGGTCGGCCTACTGCAGGATAACACTTATCGTTTTGGCGTGATCAAAGACTCATCTGATTATAATTTGTTCCAg AACACATCGGATAGAACAATGAGAATGTTGTTTGATCAGTTACTAGTAAAAGAAACTGATTTGCCTAGTAATTGTTTGGATGGCCTAGAACGCATTTGTAGGGAGAAGAAATATGCCTTTATGGCGTTAGATAAAATGGCAATAGTGCTGCAGCCGAAAATCAACTGCAAGTTGGAGTCGTTGGATATTATCATGCAGGCCTCCATAGCGATGGCTGTGCAATCAAATAATCCGTACCTTG tattctTATATTAA
- the LOC105207542 gene encoding probable glutamate receptor isoform X1 has protein sequence MFCKLDLSLILSPIVLTWVSVDFVCGLLIRPISVYMSLIQDTHDYFNNTCILLLHNSNETGIMESEHMVFLQKYLSKNSIPTAVMDFRMFNERVGQNFYQIQRPLFVLMNDALRDDFAHELASWIAMDYPVWLAFFGNETSITEFFFEIYVPFGCRFIVAQSSPNVIGKEIITEVYHVNRGKELRFQQFGVWDVKDGLKGPRNGQETYIRRKDLFGQNIRITSVHDPPLSLIRRNTQNEIIGIDGFFGEVLLLLQEALNCTFTYKEAQTWGTCLPNGSCTGAVGMLKNNDADLAAVEFLMTSDRLDVISLTQPLFTTKYRVYIKRPTTTDLKWNAYMAPFSGYIWSAIVFIIVLSSGLIVFVQILFAFMLPYIQNDHLRFPEILLITLGAFCNQGMKQSTLDPIRMMQLVIHVLAVVIVAAYSAALISYLAVKTFVMPFTTMVGLLQDNTYRFGVIKDSSDYNLFQNTSDRTMRMLFDQLLVKETDLPSNCLDGLERICREKKYAFMALDKMAIVLQPKINCKLESLDIIMQASIAMAVQSNNPYLGIINRNILILRDSGILQRLMQTQWSSSLNKINEELEWKSVEIGDIMPLLCLIIITLFISLLIFVMEQVIFKTISDHRIKKVVNEPPQPDINMMLRRYDKFLIQKKPSHSFFCK, from the exons ATGTTTTGCAAACTCGATCTCTCTCTGATTTTAAGTCCAATTGTCCTCACATGGGTATCAGTCGATTTCGTGTGCGGTCTACTGATAAGGCCGATTTCGGTGTACATGAGTTTGATCCAAGATACACATGATTACTTCAATAACACATGCATCCTACTCCTGCACAATTCTAATGAGACAG GAATTATGGAAAGTGAACACATGGTCTTTCTTCAGAAATATCTGAGCAAAAATTCTATACCCACCGCTGTCATGGATTTTCGTATGTTCAATGAACGA GTTggacaaaatttttatcagatcCAGAGACCTTTGTTCGTCCTTATGAACGATGCTTTAAGAGATGATTTTGCGCAT GAATTGGCATCGTGGATCGCGATGGATTATCCCGTCTGGCTGGCATTTTTCGGTAACGAGACCAGTATCACGGAATTTTTCTTTGAGATTTACGTGCCATTTGGCTGTAGATTTATAGTGGCTCAAAGTAGTCCAAACGTAATTGGAAAAGAGATCATCACTGAAGTCTATCATGTTAACAGAGGAAAAGAATTGAGATTCCAACAGTTCGGTGTATGGGATGTAAAGGATGGTCTGAAAGGTCCAAGAAATGGTCAAGAAACATATATTAGAAGAAAAGATCTTTTCGGTCAGAATATACGTATTACGTCGGTTCAC GACCCTCCTCTTAGTCTGATTCGTCGTAATACACAGAATGAAATAATAGGAATAGATGGTTTTTTTGGGGAAGTACTACTCCTATTGCAAGAAGCACTAAATTGCAC ATTTACTTATAAGGAGGCCCAAACGTGGGGCACGTGTCTACCAAACGGATCGTGTACAGGTGCGGTTGGCATGTTAAAGAATAACGATGCTGATTTGGCGGCGGTGGAGTTTTTGATGACCTCGGATAGATTAGATGTTATCAGTCTTACACAGCCTCTCTTCACAACCAA GTATCgtgtatatattaaaagacCTACGACGACCGATTTAAAATGGAATGCTTACATGGCACCGTTCTCCGGGTACATTTGGAGCGCTATCGTTTTTATCATCGTACTTTCAAGCGGATTAATCGTGTTCGTTCAAATACTGTTTGCATTCATGTTACCATATATTCAAAATGATCATTTGAGATTTCCAGAAATTTTGTTGATTACCTTAGGAGCGTTTTGTAATCAAG gTATGAAACAATCGACGCTGGATCCTATAAGAATGATGCAGTTGGTAATTCATGTATTGGCAGTCGTGATAGTAGCAGCGTATTCCGCTGCCTTAATTAGTTATCTTGCTGTTAAAACGTTCGTAATGCCTTTTACGACTATGGTCGGCCTACTGCAGGATAACACTTATCGTTTTGGCGTGATCAAAGACTCATCTGATTATAATTTGTTCCAg AACACATCGGATAGAACAATGAGAATGTTGTTTGATCAGTTACTAGTAAAAGAAACTGATTTGCCTAGTAATTGTTTGGATGGCCTAGAACGCATTTGTAGGGAGAAGAAATATGCCTTTATGGCGTTAGATAAAATGGCAATAGTGCTGCAGCCGAAAATCAACTGCAAGTTGGAGTCGTTGGATATTATCATGCAGGCCTCCATAGCGATGGCTGTGCAATCAAATAATCCGTACCTTGGTATCATTAACAGAAA tattctTATATTAAGAGACAGTGGAATTCTGCAACGTTTGATGCAGACGCAATGGTCAAGCAGtctaaacaaaataaat GAAGAATTAGAATGGAAATCGGTCGAGATCGGAGACATAATGCCGCTACTGTGTTTAATAATCATTACGTTGTTCATCAGCTTACTTATTTTCGTTATGGAACAAGTGATCTTTAAGACGATTTCTGATCACCGAATCAAGAAAGTAGTCAATGAACCGCCTCAGCCGGATATAAATATGATGTTACGTCGttacgataaatttttaatccagAAAAAACCAtctcattcttttttttgtaaatga
- the LOC105207561 gene encoding uncharacterized protein LOC105207561, which produces MFFKLDLCFILSPIVFTWISFDFVCGLLIRPISVYMGLIKDTHEYFSNTCIFLLHNSNETGLMENEHILFLQKYLSNDFIPTAVMDFRMFNEQVGQRFYDIERPLFVLMNDALRDDFAHELASWIAMDYPTWLVFFGNETSIMEFFFEIYVPFDCEFMVAQSSPNVIGREIITEVYRVDRGKELRSEQFGVWDIKHGLKGPRNGREPYIRRKDLFGQNIRVTSVHDPPLSLIRRNTQNEMIGIDGFFGEVLLVLQKSLNCTFTYKEAQTWGTCLPNGSCTGAVGMLKNNDVDFAAMEFMMTSDRLDVISLTQPLFTTKYRVYIKRSTTTDLKWNAYMAPFSGNIWGTIVFIIVLSSGLIVFIQKLFPFVLPCFRNDYLRFTEIMFFNLGAFCNQGMKQSTLDPIRIVQLVIHVLAVVIVAAYSAALVSHLAVKTFVMPFTTMDGLLQDKTYRFGVIKDSADYNLFQNTSDRTMKMLFNELLIKETDLPNNYLDGLERICREKKYAFMTLDEMAILLKPNINCKLETLDVIMQTSVAMGVQSNNPYLGIINRNILLLRDSGILQRLMQTQWLRDLNKINEKSEWKSVEIGDIVPLLCLIIITLFISLLIFVMEQVIFKTISDH; this is translated from the exons ATGTTTTTCAAACTCGATCTCTGTTTCATTTTAAGTCCGATTGTCTTCACATGGATATCATTCGATTTCGTGTGCGGTCTACTGATTAGGCCGATTTCGGTGTACATGGGTTTGATCAAAGATACACATGAATACTTCAGTAACACATGTATCTTTCTTCTGCACAATTCTAATGAAACGG GACTTATGGAAAATGAACATATACtctttcttcaaaaatatcTGAGCAATGATTTTATACCCACCGCCGTCATGGATTTTCGTATGTTTAATGAACAA GTTGGACAACGTTTTTATGACATCGAGAGACCTTTGTTCGTCTTAATGAACGATGCTTTAAGAGATGATTTTGCGCAT GAATTAGCATCGTGGATCGCGATGGATTATCCCACCTGGCTAGTATTTTTTGGTAACGAGACTAGTATCAtggaatttttctttgaaatttacgTGCCATTTGATTGTGAGTTTATGGTGGCTCAGAGCAGTCCAAACGTAATTGGAAGAGAGATCATCACTGAAGTCTATCGAGTTGACAGAGGAAAAGAATTGAGATCCGAACAATTTGGTGTATGGGATATAAAACACGGTCTAAAGGGTCCAAGAAATGGTAGAGAACCATATATTAGAAGAAAGGATCTATTTGGTCAGAATATACGTGTTACGTCGGTTCAC GACCCTCCTCTCAGTCTGATTCGCCGTAATACACAAAATGAGATGATAGGAATAGATGGCTTTTTTGGAGAAGTACTGCTCGTTTTGCAGAAATCACTAAATTGCAC ATTTACTTACAAAGAGGCCCAAACATGGGGCACGTGTCTACCAAACGGTTCGTGTACAGGTGCGGTTGGAATGTTAAAGAATAACGATGTTGATTTTGCGGCGATGGAATTCATGATGACCTCGGATAGATTAGATGTTATCAGTCTTACACAGCCTCTCTTCACAACCAA GTATCGTGTATATATTAAAAGGTCTACGACGACTGATTTGAAATGGAATGCTTACATGGCACCATTTTCCGGGAACATTTGGGGCACTATCGTTTTTATCATCGTACTTTCTAGTGGACTGATCGTGTTCATTCAGAAACTATTTCCATTCGTGTTACCATGTTTTCGAAATGATTATTTGAGATTTACagaaattatgttttttaactTAGGAGCGTTTTGTAATCAAG GTATGAAACAATCAACTCTGGATCCTATAAGAATAGTGCAGCTGGTAATTCATGTATTGGCAGTCGTCATAGTAGCAGCGTATTCTGCTGCCTTAGTTAGTCATCTTGCTGTTAAAACGTTCGTCATGCCTTTTACGACTATGGACGGCCTACTGCAGGATAAGACTTATCGTTTTGGCGTAATCAAAGACTCagctgattataatttattccag AACACATCGGATAGAACAATGAAAATGCTGTTTAATGAGTTACTAATAAAAGAAACTGATTTACCAAATAATTATCTGGATGGCCTAGAACGCATTTGTAGGGAAAAGAAATATGCCTTTATGACGTTAGATGAAATGGCAATATTGTTAAAGCCAAATATCAACTGCAAGTTGGAGACGCTGGATGTTATCATGCAGACCTCCGTAGCGATGGGTGTGCAGTCAAATAACCCATATCTTGGTATCATTAACAGAAA TATTCTATTATTAAGAGACAGTGGAATTCTACAACGTTTGATGCAGACGCAATGGTTGCGCGAcctaaacaaaataaat GAAAAATCGGAATGGAAATCGGTGGAGATCGGCGACATAGTGCCGCTattgtgtttaataattattacgttGTTCATCAGCTTACTTATCTTCGTTATGGAACAAGTGATCTTTAAGACGATTTCTGATCACTAA